The Dermochelys coriacea isolate rDerCor1 chromosome 13, rDerCor1.pri.v4, whole genome shotgun sequence genome includes the window atgtgtcataaatataaagggaagggtaaccacctttctgtatacagaactataaaatccctcttggccagaggcaaaaccctttcacctgtaaagggttaagaagctaggataaccttgctggcacctgaccaaaatgacgaatgaggagacaagatactttcaaagctggaagggggtgggggacaaaggtctgtctgtgtgtctgtgtgatgtttttgccgggaacagatcaggaatgctcttcagaactcctgtaaaaagttagtaagtaatctagctagaaatgtgttagatttccttttgtttaatggctggtaaaatagctgtgctgaatggaatgtatattcttgtttttgtctctttttgtaacttaaggttttgcctagagggattctctatgttttgaatctgattactctgtaaggtatttaccttcctgattttacagaggtgactcttttactttttctttgattaaaattattcttttaagatcctgattgctttttcattgttcttaagatccaagggtttgggtctgtgttcacctatgcaaattggtgaggatttttatcaagccttccccaggaaagggggtgtagggcttgtgggggttattttgggggggaagatgtctccaagtgggctctttccctgttctttgtttaagacgcttggtggtggcagcatagggtttaaggacaaggcaaagtttgtaccttggggaagtttttaacctaagctggtaagaataagcttagggggtctttcatgcaggtccccacatatgtaccctagagttcagagtggggaaggaaccttgataacATGTGAATCTGATCAGGGACTTTATAGTGGATTTCTACAAAGaaaacaggccagattctgatctcatttgcattggtgtaaaaatGAATTGCCTCTACTGTTGTTAGTGGATTTAAATTCGATAAGAATCTGGCCAGGTATGACGGGAAGTTAATGTAttgacacttgttaatttttcttGATACTGATAAGTGATGTCCATTTCTAGATGATGGTGATTAATTTATTTACATGTAACTGGGATCTAGAggccagttttcagaagggatcagTCCTACAGCTGCTGCCAAAAGGGGGAAAATTTACCATGAAAAGTTTGGCAAACatttcatcctgatttttttttgtccaaaaaattgaaattcagaaaaCATCAGCCAGCTCAAGTAAGAGTCCATGACTGTAGCTGAAGTAATTGGTATCAGCATCTCTAAAGCTCAGGGCCCCACACTGAGATTTCCAAAGTAGATGAAGGTTGCATAAACAATGGGCCATTTTTTAAAGTCCTAGCTCAAGCAAACTCATgattacttcagtgggaatttggctgtataaatcaggagaaaaaaatggaGTAACGGTTTCAGGCTCTGATCTTTGAGCTCTGTGAGTGGTTTTTCAAGAAAGGCTTCAATTTTGCCATCCTTTGTCATTTTGAATAGATCTTGGGATTAGTCATGGAGTAGAATATCACTCAGTGGATGAAATGCTTGCACAGAATTGATGTGCAGATTGTCCAGCTAAAAGCCTACTCACTACAAAAGTCCCAAGTGGAATTTAAATGGTGCATATATATGTGACAGACATAGCAATTTCCTGCAACGTAAGAGCAGACCTTACTGAATACGTTGAACCCTATTGTACTAAGTaattttaggagttcattgtattaaaaatgccagTGATTATGTATTATCGAGGGATGACTGTAAGGTCTGGAAGGAGGAGACCTGACTAATGAAAACCTTGtgaagtgttatgagcttcaaagaaCTATTTGGAACAATGTGAACTTTTTAAGTTAATTGGGTTACCCAGGAAATCTCTAGGCAGAGGTTTATGCTAGTGTAACCCCCCCTTTGCCTATAGATCAGCTGTTATATGAAGACAGGTCAAAGacccaaactgtataaagaagTGACTCATAGATGCATGGGTGTACTTGTTCTGAGCCAAGGCAGTTATGAATTTGTaagcacaaaaaaaaacccttagtgGTATTTGAAGGACCGGGCAAAGCCCTGGTTGGAGTTGGGGTGGTCTCTAGTGAGGTCATTAGCAGGGGTGTAGCCTCTTttatgggttcaaaaaagaactagataagttcatggaggataggtccatcaatagctattagccaggatgggcagggatggtgtccgtagcctctgtttgccagaagctgtgaatgggcgacagaggatggatcacttgatgatgacctgttctgttcattccctccgaagcacctgacattggtcactgtaggaagacaggatactgagctagatggacctttggtctgatccagtatggctctTCTTATATTCTTAGTACTTTTTCCTGGGTAACCTCTCCTTCCTGGAGATCGGCTACACAACCAACATATTCCCCTGTATGTTAGCCAGCTTCTTTGATGAGGCAAATTCGATCTCTTTCAGTGCCGGTATGGCCCAATTTTATCTGTTTGGTTCCTTGGGTGGCTCTGAGTGTCTCCTCCTGTCCATGATGTCGTACGACCGGTATCTAGCCATATGCAATCCTCTCCACTATGCAGATGTTCTGAGCAGGGACAGGTGTCCCTTTGCCTGGCAGCTGCCTCCTGGATTGGTGGCTTTTTGATCACCTTGGTAACCATTCTGTTCATGGTGACCTTAACATTCTGTGGCCGCAATGAAATAGATCATTTCTTCTGTGATTTCACCCCACTCCTGAAGCTGTCCTGTTCAGATACTTACCTCTTCAAAAAGGTCTCTTTCTTCTTGTCTTCCACTCTGACGCTGGTCCCTTTTCTGTTAACCATGGTGTCCTATATTTATATCCTATCTGCCATCCTCAACCGCCTTTCCACTGCCGGGTCACAAAAGGCCATTTCCACTTGCTCATCTCACCTTATAGTAGTCATCACCTTCTACGGGACTCTGATTGCTATGTACGTGGTACCAGCCGCTGATCACTCCCTAGATCTGAATAAAGTCTTCTCCATCTTCTATAACATGGTGACCCCCATGGTGAATCCCCTCAGCATAGCCTGAGGAACAGGGAAGTACACGAAGCCCTGAAGAGGCTCGTAGGTAGAAAATTTGCTTCTCCTTGGAAAGAAAAGAGTGGGAAGATGTGACTGCCCAAAATGGCATTGTGTCCTTTATTCTTAATTAGACGTTTAACTCTGTGAAGGCAAGGAATATTTCTGTTGGTTATAACACAATACTTGGCTGGGATTATAGGAAATATGGGTTCAGTTCTTAGATCTGTCAGTGACTCACTATGTGACATTGGATATTTCACATAACCTCTCTAGGACTCAGTTTCTTCCTCTATAATACTGCCCTGTTCCTTTAATAGTTATTTGACACCTGTAACAAAGTGGggatgtttttaatgttttgtcgGAACCatgtgtgtacctcagtttcccctgtgtgttATCccagtatctaggtggtgggacaagGGTTTGTTGATCATCGCAGAGACGCTGAGTGGGCAGGTGTGACCTGTCATCTGGCTGCCTGGGCACagaaatggccgacactctgtaaCCAGGCAACTGATGGCTGGGGTCCATCTTCTGCAAGAGCCTGCCAGAGGTGCTGGAGAACAAAGCGAGAAgcgtgttggagaacaaagagagaagTGAGATGACCAGtttgcctgggaaagagacaaaggatggAGGAGGGGAAACTGGGCACGACTGTGAGTGGGCTGCTGGAAGCAAGTCAGTCTCCTTTTGGGACTCAGCGGAGAGAGCCCAGGGCCTCTGGATTCCCCAAGATGGCCTTTGCTGAGTTTCTGCGCTAACAATATCTGTTCTACTCTGTGTCCCGGTCGactaataaacccttctgttttacagTGATGGCTGAGATTCTCTAatgactgcaaagttggggtgcaCGGCCCGACTGAGGGGAGTTTTGTAAGGTTTCCCCTCATGTCCCATTCAGGCAGACTCACTGTGGGGAGCTCACAGTGTTAAAAACAGGagtgctgaatgctccgaggtcagacccaggaggcaCTGAAAACCAAGGAGGCTTGCACAGTGAGAATGTGCCTGGACGAGTTGTCACACTACACCAGAGGGGTCCCATCTGAACTTCATTCTAATGGTTCCAAGAGCACTGAGGCTGCGCACTTCATGACAACACCATGATAGGCATCTTAGTGCtgtagattagatagatagatagatagatagatagatagatagcacaACGCATattcaacttgtggaactctttgccagaggatgttgtgaaatccAAGACTATAaaagagggttcaaaaaaaaaagaactagataagttcatggagaatgggtccatcaatggctattagccaggatgggcaggtatggTGTGTTGATGGTGTCCCTATTAAGCCTCtcttgtcagaagctgggaatgggtgacagggatggatcactcaatgattacctgttctgttcattctgtgaagcatctggcattggccattgttgaaagacaggatacagggctagatggatctgtggtctgacccagtatggccatttgtTATGTTCTTTTATGGATTTGTAGATTTACAACCCACAGCTTGCTCCACACTAACTCTCCATATGGACAAGCCCTTAGGGTCCCTTTAGCCTAGAAAGTCACACTTTATATTGCTTATATGTTGGCTGGAActggctgagcggggctgggaaGTGAGATGAAAATTTACCAGAAACATTATGAGAAGCCTGATTTTCGGTAAAATTCAGGTGCACAGAATTCCCCTTTAGCGGTCAAGGGAGAGAGGAAGCTCTCTGATCCTCTAAAAACCTCTAGCCCCCAAGAACACTGCAGGCCCGTAATCCCCTCTCTCCCTCtaaaccagtggtctccaaactggggtgcgtgcaccccagcgGGTGCCCGAGATCATCCCGGGGGGGCGCGGAAGCAGGAGCGCTGCTGGACGGCACTCCACCGTTTTTTTCTTCAGCGGCAGCTCTGCACACATCCACcgcctgcggcaggtcttccaATCTTCTTCCGCCGGCGGCGCGTCTGCAGCAGGTCTTCCGGTCTTCACTCTGGGGGTAcgtgagccaaaaagtttgcagaCCGCTGCTCTAAACCAGGGGTCGGAAACCttcggcacatggcccatcagggtaatcccgCTGGTGGGCcccgagacattttgtttacattgactgtccgcagtcACAGCCCCTCgcagcttcccgcagctcccattgggctggGAAGGGTGAACCGCggggactgggagctgcaggcggcagAGCCTACGGACTTGGCAacgtaaacaaagtgtctcacggccccccagcagattaccctgagggGCCAGTGCtgaagtttgccaacccctgctttAAACCCTAACCCTGAGGTCACTGCACCTCACCCCTGTATCCAGATCCTATGTAATCACATTGGTTCAGATATGAGTGGAAATAAAAGCAGATTAACATTTTTCAAGATGGTacatttttctgacagaaaaaatattgttaattaaaatgaaaacttgcaTGGGAATAGGtcaatttcagtgaaattttgttttaaaacaaaaaaaattatacatacattaataaagaatatataaaaatgtacatgtgtatattatatatatgataaaataaaccaaaagaatataaaactaaaaatacaataaaaataaaggacaaaaactttaaaaaaagaaaagtacataatatttttttaaacagtaagaaAAAGTTatgaaaagtgtaaaaaaaaatcttttaaattgaaatgaaatgtattcAGAATCCTTGGACCTGTGCTCCCAAACACACGTCAGGAGCAGCTTTGGtgtgtgcccctccctcccctcccaatctgtctctctctttctcccgcTCTGTGCCCCATGGGGACGGGGCTGGACAGCAGTCTCACTCCGGCCATGCGGCCACCCCAGCCCGGGAGTGAGGGGCGGCGCCCGCCCGGGGTTCCGGACCCACAGACAAAGCCCGGGGGCAACCAGTCCCATTTATACTTGCTGGACACAAGACTCTCTGCTCTTGTTGTACAGGAAGCTAAGCGACACCCCCCGCCCATCCCTGTAaatgaaagtaaattaaaataaaatagtttaaaaggttcttaaaatatcaaatacaatttaaagagtaaattcaattaaaaaaaaagtaaaatctgaGATTGAACCAAACCCACCTTTGCTCAATGAGAGTCCTTGGGACCCACGTGTGCCTCCATCACAGgtagtagggtgaccaggcaccaaatgtgaaaaatcgggacagtgggTGTGGGGCCCTATAATAGGAGcctctataagaaaaagaccctcaaaatcgggactgtccctataaaatcgggacatctggtcaacccCAATCACAGGGCAGGGGCTTCTTCAGCAAAGCCCCCTCTCTCTGTGCCCCATGGGCACGGGGCTGGACAGCAGTCTCACTCCGGCCATGCGGCCACCCCAGCCCGGGAGTGAGGGGCGGCGCCCACCCGTGGCTTCTGGACCCACAGACAAAGCTCGGGGGGAACCAGTCCCATTTATACTTGCTGGACACAAGGCTCTTGCTCTTGTTGTACAGGAGGCTATGCGACCCCCCTGTTATACACTGAGCAATGAGGGCTCCCCTCCGTGTGGGCAGAGGCGAGACCCTGCGCTCCAGGGACGAGGTAGCTGGTGGACAGACCCCGCCGGAGCGGGGAGTGTCGGCAGGCGCCACTCTGCCTTGGACGGGGGTCATCTCCGCTTGAGCAAGCGAGACTCCCCGCAACCTCCAGGCACCTCTTCCGTCAGTGGACGGTGACCCTGACTCCGGGAGAGACCCccgggagagcgagagagagacggGGTGTCCCTCGGCTGGGCCCCCTGGGGCGAGATTCAGCCCAGCCGCAGCGGGGTGCACAAGGTCagaggtggagaggggagggagggagcgagccAGGCTGGAGGCCTCCGGGCTCTGCTCCCCTCTCTGCACCAGCCTGAGTCCCCCCACTCAGGCCCTTTCCCGGCGTGTACCCCGCCCACACAACCTTGTGTCACGGCTCCGGGCCAAGCCTTCGCAATGAGGCGAGGGAAAAAGGCAACGCGGCCCCTGCCCGGGCTGCGCGGCGAATCGCCCCGCCCTCCTGGAACTGCCCCCGGGGACACGGCGGGGATCGTGGCCCCTTGAGACTTCCAGAGCCGGGCCCCGTCGCGCTCGCAGCATTACAGGGAAGAGGAAAACGAGCCTTCACAACACAAAcctaaaatgcatccgatgaagtgagctgtagctcacgaaagcttatgctctaataaatttgttagtctctaaggtgccacaagtcctccttttctttttgcgaatacagactaacagggctgctactctgaaacctaaaatgtaTGGTTTGCCTGAACATTTTCAGTTCAGGGCCTTTGGATGAAAAGTCGAACATGTTCCCGGATCGCGGCAGCTGCTTTgaaagtttttcttctttttatcaaACGCAGTTTTCCCTTTAAAGGATGTTTTGGTGGAAGTTCTTTCACCAGCCTTAAACCATAGACCGAGTTTTCCTAGGCTGGGTGTTTTACAACGTGCCCATTACCGACATCGCTGCGAATTTCCCGTGTCCGTTCTCACAGACTCAGGGAAACGAGTTGTGGGGCGAATATTTTAAAGGTGGGTTTGGTTCAATCtcagattttacttttttttaattgaatttactctttaaattgtatttgatattttaagaaccttttaaactattttattttaatttactttcatttacagggatgggaggggggtgtCGCTTAGCTTCCTGTACAACAAGAGCAAGAGCCTTGTGTCCAGCAAGTATAAATGGGACTGGTTCCCCCCGAGCTTTGTCTGTGGGTCCAGAAGCCACGGGTGGGCGCCGCCCCTCACTCCCGGGCTGGGGTGGCCGCATGGCCGGAGTGAGACTGCTGTCCAGCCCCGTGCCCATGGGGCACAGAGAGAGGGGGCTTTGCTGAAGAAGCCCCTGCCCTGTGATTGgggttgaccagatgtcccgattttatagggacagtcccgattttgagggtctttttcttatagaggCTCCTATTATAGGGCCCCACAcccactgtcccgatttttcacatttggtgcctggtcaccctactacCTGTGATGCAGGCACACGTGGGTCCCAAGGACTCTCATTGAGCAAAGGTGGGTTTGGTTCAATCtcagattttacttttttttaattgaatttactctttaaattgtatttgatattttaagaaccttttaaactattttattttaatttactttcatttacagggatgggaggggggtgtCGCTTAGCTTCCTGTACAACAAGAGCAGAGAGTCTTGTGTCCAGCAAGTATAAATGGGACTGGTTGCCCCCGGGCTTTGTCTGTGGGTCCGGAACCCCGGGCGGGCGCCGCCCCTCACTCCCGGGCTGGGGTGGCCGCATGGCCGGAGTGAGACTGCTGTCCAGCCCCGTCCCCATGGGGCACAGAgcgggagaaagagagagacagattgggaggggagggaggggcacacaCCAAAGCTGCTCCTGACGTGTGTTTGGGAGCACAGGTCCAAGGATTCTgaatacatttcatttcaatttaaaagatttttttttacacttttcatAACTTTttcttactgtttaaaaaaatattatgtacttttctttttttaaagtttttgtcctttatttttattgtatttttagttttatattcttttggtttattttatcatatatataatatacacatgtacatttttatatattctttattaatgtatgtataattttttttgttttaaaacaaaatttcactgaaattgaCCTATTCCCAtgcaagttttcattttaattaacaatattttttc containing:
- the LOC119841837 gene encoding LOW QUALITY PROTEIN: olfactory receptor 6B1-like (The sequence of the model RefSeq protein was modified relative to this genomic sequence to represent the inferred CDS: deleted 2 bases in 1 codon): MTYFFLGNLSFLEIGYTTNIFPCMLASFFDEANSISFSAGMAQFYLFGSLGGSECLLLSMMSYDRYLAICNPLHYADVLSGQVSLCLAAASWIGGFLITLVTILFMVTLTFCGRNEIDHFFCDFTPLLKLSCSDTYLFKKVSFFLSSTLTLVPFLLTMVSYIYILSAILNRLSTAGSQKAISTCSSHLIVVITFYGTLIAMYVVPAADHSLDLNKVFSIFYNMVTPMSLPEVLENKARSVLENKERSEMTSLPGKETKDGGGETGHDCEWAAGSNGLQTGVRAPQRVPEIIPGGRGSRSAAGRHSTVFFFSGSSAHIHRLRQVFQSSSAGGASAAGLPVFTLGSEDRKTCCRRAAGGRRLEDLPQAVDVCRAAAEEKNGGVPSSSAPASAPPLG